A stretch of Thermoanaerobaculia bacterium DNA encodes these proteins:
- a CDS encoding peptide MFS transporter yields MVEVAVPPDAEPMRVRHPKGLSTLFFTEMWERFSYYGMRGFLILYMTASVSAGGLGFSDQHAGSLYGTYTGSAWFAAIFGGLIADRWLGQYRSVLVGGIIIALGHFTLAFKVLPSFYAGLALIVIGTGLLKPNVSTIVGSLYEPGDARRDAGFSIFYMGINLGAFLGPIIAGYLAQKVNWHVGFACAGVGMLFGVIQYVVGRGRLKPAIERLSARRVPPEGPGGAVSTAGGFTPAEWKRIAAVVVFFLFAGIFWGSYEQAGSTLNLFGDRYTRTSVFGFSFPSSWYVSVQALWVIILAPIMAWVWTRLGRMRKEPSSPAKFALGLVFAGLAFLMLIPAARLAQSAANVRVSPLWLVGAYFIEELGELCISPVGLSIVTKLAPVRIVGLMMGVWFLSNALGNKLAGFAAEFFSSMPLDRLFGIVAIISFAAGLLMFALIRPVKSLMGEVR; encoded by the coding sequence TTGGTAGAAGTCGCGGTCCCCCCCGACGCCGAACCGATGCGCGTTCGCCATCCGAAGGGCCTCTCGACCCTCTTCTTCACGGAGATGTGGGAGCGCTTCAGTTACTACGGGATGCGCGGGTTCCTGATCCTCTACATGACCGCGTCGGTCTCGGCGGGGGGGCTCGGATTCTCCGACCAGCACGCGGGGAGCCTGTACGGCACGTATACCGGAAGCGCCTGGTTCGCCGCGATCTTCGGGGGCCTCATCGCCGACCGCTGGCTCGGGCAATACCGCAGCGTCCTCGTCGGCGGCATCATCATCGCGCTCGGCCACTTCACGCTCGCCTTCAAGGTCCTCCCGTCGTTCTACGCCGGCCTCGCGCTGATCGTGATCGGGACCGGGCTGCTCAAGCCGAACGTCTCGACGATCGTCGGCTCGCTGTACGAGCCGGGAGACGCGCGGCGCGACGCCGGCTTCTCGATCTTCTACATGGGGATCAATCTCGGAGCGTTCCTCGGGCCGATCATCGCAGGCTATCTCGCCCAGAAAGTGAACTGGCACGTCGGCTTCGCCTGCGCCGGGGTCGGAATGCTTTTCGGGGTGATCCAGTACGTCGTCGGGCGCGGGCGGCTCAAGCCCGCGATCGAGCGCCTCTCCGCCCGGCGCGTGCCCCCCGAGGGGCCGGGCGGCGCCGTCTCGACGGCGGGAGGATTCACGCCCGCCGAGTGGAAGCGCATCGCGGCCGTGGTCGTTTTCTTCCTGTTCGCCGGCATCTTCTGGGGCTCCTACGAGCAGGCGGGCTCGACGCTGAATCTGTTCGGCGACCGTTACACCAGGACGTCCGTCTTCGGGTTTTCCTTTCCCTCTTCCTGGTACGTCTCCGTGCAGGCGCTCTGGGTGATCATCCTCGCGCCGATCATGGCGTGGGTCTGGACGCGTCTCGGCCGCATGAGAAAAGAGCCGTCGAGCCCGGCCAAGTTCGCGCTCGGTCTGGTCTTCGCCGGGCTCGCGTTCCTGATGCTCATCCCCGCGGCGAGGCTCGCGCAGAGCGCGGCGAACGTCCGCGTGAGCCCGCTCTGGCTCGTCGGCGCCTACTTCATCGAGGAGCTCGGCGAGCTGTGCATCTCTCCCGTCGGGCTGTCGATCGTCACGAAGCTCGCGCCCGTGCGGATCGTGGGTCTGATGATGGGGGTCTGGTTCCTCTCGAACGCCCTCGGCAACAAGCTCGCGGGGTTCGCCGCGGAGTTCTTCAGCTCGATGCCGCTGGACCGGCTGTTCGGCATCGTCGCGATCATCTCGTTCGCGGCGGGACTGCTCATGTTCGCGCTCATACGCCCCGTCAAGAGCCTGATGGGAGAAGTTCGATAG
- a CDS encoding diacylglycerol kinase family protein, whose amino-acid sequence MSAPAGSEARGPARRGVLIYNPTAGQRDRRAAMQAVIERLRDDGIELAHAPTRGPGHATRIVRDLLPGNPDVVAVCGGDGTVSEAAAALLGTDVPLAILPGGTSNVLAVELGIPFELDRAARLIVDAEVRTVRAAVANDRPFLLMAGVGLDARVMGKMSLFLKRWFGRAGILVTAVVEFFRYEFPKLDVEIDGAHHAATFAVVANSKHYAGDWIVAPDASADSDTLEVLIFDSRSRRDLFRLFRGMQGGKGKHLKSGLARVVRGRRVRVTSLEPYAVEVQVDGDCVLETPVECRIAERRLRVLAPRKG is encoded by the coding sequence TTGAGCGCCCCGGCCGGCTCGGAGGCCCGCGGGCCGGCCCGCCGCGGCGTCCTCATCTACAACCCGACGGCGGGACAGCGCGACCGCCGGGCGGCGATGCAGGCGGTCATCGAGAGGCTGCGGGACGACGGCATCGAGCTCGCCCACGCCCCGACGCGCGGACCCGGCCACGCGACGCGCATCGTCCGGGATCTGCTGCCGGGAAATCCCGACGTGGTCGCGGTGTGCGGCGGCGACGGGACGGTGTCGGAAGCGGCCGCCGCGCTGCTGGGCACCGACGTGCCGCTCGCGATCCTGCCGGGAGGAACCTCCAACGTGCTCGCGGTCGAGCTCGGGATCCCGTTCGAGCTCGATCGCGCGGCCCGGCTGATCGTCGACGCAGAGGTCCGGACCGTCCGCGCGGCGGTCGCCAACGACCGGCCGTTCCTGCTGATGGCGGGGGTGGGCCTCGACGCCCGCGTGATGGGAAAGATGAGCCTCTTCCTCAAGCGGTGGTTCGGCCGCGCCGGGATCCTCGTGACCGCGGTCGTCGAGTTCTTCCGGTACGAGTTCCCGAAGCTCGACGTCGAGATCGACGGCGCGCATCACGCGGCCACGTTCGCCGTCGTCGCGAACTCGAAGCACTACGCCGGCGACTGGATCGTCGCTCCCGACGCGTCGGCCGACTCCGACACCCTGGAGGTGCTGATCTTCGACTCCCGGAGCCGCCGCGATTTGTTCCGGCTCTTCCGCGGCATGCAGGGAGGGAAGGGGAAGCATCTGAAGAGCGGTCTCGCGCGGGTCGTTCGGGGACGCCGGGTGCGCGTCACATCGCTCGAGCCTTACGCCGTCGAGGTCCAGGTCGACGGCGACTGCGTGCTGGAGACGCCGGTCGAGTGCCGGATTGCCGAACGGCGCCTCCGCGTTCTGGCTCCGAGAAAGGGCTAG
- a CDS encoding DUF971 domain-containing protein, whose product MAIEVPRSIQQIGRELVVVWEDGREDYFSLERLRRECPCAMCRGESDLMGNVYRAPKRPYGLGAFLMHGWKKVGGYAIQIYWQDGHNDGIYTYELLRKLGEATETG is encoded by the coding sequence ATGGCCATCGAGGTCCCCCGGAGCATCCAGCAGATCGGGCGCGAGCTCGTCGTCGTGTGGGAAGACGGGCGCGAAGACTACTTTTCGCTCGAGCGGCTCCGACGGGAATGCCCGTGCGCGATGTGCCGGGGGGAGAGCGACCTGATGGGGAACGTCTATCGCGCGCCGAAGCGGCCTTACGGGCTCGGCGCTTTCCTCATGCACGGCTGGAAGAAGGTCGGCGGCTACGCGATCCAGATCTACTGGCAGGACGGCCACAACGACGGCATCTACACCTACGAGCTCCTGCGCAAGCTCGGCGAAGCGACCGAGACCGGGTAG
- a CDS encoding SurA N-terminal domain-containing protein translates to MRKILAILLCAAASAAAGAELVERVVARVDDRIITEGDLDARVERARKDPQAPADLSRLRLAVLEQMIRQKLVEGKAAQLDIVATPEEIDEAMERVKTQYGLTSDEEFNRALAANGIDRDVLRDQLRESLLTNKVLAREVPINLNDDALRTEYEKVKDEKYPIPEKARVAEILVRFDPADPASKEAAKGKIDEARARIAGGTAFSDVAKTLTEGPARDRGGDLGVVSRGDLQPELDHAIFGIPEALTAPVELKDGWALLSITDREKAGYRPFDDVKEEIRKRLSEEIYDKKFADYLTDLRKRSFVKIFDKDLAALDEASSKKG, encoded by the coding sequence GCCGCCGCTTCGGCGGCCGCCGGCGCCGAGCTCGTCGAGCGCGTCGTCGCCCGCGTCGACGACCGCATCATCACCGAGGGCGACCTCGACGCGCGCGTCGAACGGGCACGAAAGGACCCGCAGGCCCCGGCCGACCTTTCGCGGCTCCGGCTCGCCGTCCTCGAGCAGATGATCCGGCAGAAACTGGTCGAGGGAAAGGCGGCGCAACTCGACATCGTCGCCACTCCCGAGGAGATCGACGAGGCGATGGAACGGGTGAAGACGCAGTACGGCCTCACCTCGGACGAGGAGTTCAATCGGGCGCTCGCCGCCAACGGCATCGACCGCGACGTGCTGCGCGATCAGCTCCGCGAGTCGCTCCTGACCAACAAGGTGCTCGCGCGCGAGGTGCCGATCAACCTGAACGACGACGCGCTCCGGACCGAGTACGAGAAGGTCAAGGACGAGAAATACCCGATTCCCGAGAAGGCGCGCGTGGCGGAAATCCTCGTGCGCTTCGACCCGGCGGACCCCGCCTCGAAGGAGGCCGCGAAGGGGAAGATCGACGAGGCGCGCGCGCGCATCGCCGGCGGTACGGCGTTTTCCGACGTCGCGAAGACGCTCACGGAGGGCCCGGCCCGCGACCGCGGGGGCGACCTCGGCGTCGTCTCGCGCGGCGACCTCCAGCCCGAGCTCGACCACGCGATCTTCGGAATCCCCGAGGCGCTGACCGCGCCGGTCGAGCTCAAGGACGGGTGGGCGCTCCTCTCGATCACCGATCGGGAGAAGGCGGGATACCGGCCGTTCGACGACGTCAAGGAGGAGATCCGCAAGCGCCTGTCCGAGGAGATCTACGACAAGAAATTCGCCGACTACCTGACCGACCTCCGCAAGAGATCGTTCGTCAAGATCTTCGACAAGGACCTCGCCGCGCTCGACGAGGCGTCCAGCAAGAAGGGCTGA